A single genomic interval of Opitutia bacterium harbors:
- a CDS encoding chemotaxis protein CheW: protein ATEIEPTPEFGTRVDTTYLLGMAKVKGDVKTLLDIDRVVAPETMQSIPAAA from the coding sequence GCCACCGAAATCGAGCCCACGCCCGAATTCGGCACCCGCGTCGACACCACCTACCTCCTCGGCATGGCCAAGGTCAAAGGCGACGTGAAAACCCTCCTCGACATCGACCGCGTCGTCGCCCCGGAAACCATGCAATCCATCCCCGCCGCCGCCTGA